From Corynebacterium aquatimens:
GTAGAGATTCCAGGAGCACCCTCCCACGCCGTCATGCCGCACGATCGTGAAATCGCGGAACTGACGGTCTGGGGCCTCGAGCGGGAGCTCGGCGACGTCACGCCGTTTGCTTAACGACGATCGCTGCCAGCGCCACCGGGCGTTTCCTATTTGGTGTAGGGGATGCCCAACTCGTCGAAGATACGCTGCAGTTTCATCCACACCAACGGGGTCGTCGTTGCCGCGAAGGCGTTGGACATGTGGTCATCATCGCGGTACACGTAGACGTTTCCGATGATCGGCGGGCAGTAGGTGGCGTCGCAGAAGAAGTCCGCGGTGTCGAGCGAGAACTGCTTGTTTTCCGGCAGGAGCAAGTAGGCCGAGGGATCTTCTGCTGCGTAGGTGTTGCTGCGCAGGATCGAGCATTCTTGAAGATCGCCAGTGCGGCGCATGCAGTCATTCGGGTTCTTTTCATCCCCGTTCTCGTCCACGTTCCACGGGTTGTCACGGATGCCAAGGAACGGGATGTCCGCTTCCTGCAGTGCGGCCCAGACATTCTGGTAGCCCCACGGGACGAGGTCCGCGCCACCGCGGCCAGCACCGGCCTGGCCAGCTGGTCGGGTTGAGTTGGAGACCGCCAAATCCGGTTTGATTTCCTTGATCTTTTCAATCGCCAGACGTGACCACTCGGCGCACTGCGGAGAGACCGTTTCGTCGTCGTTAAGCACGAGCGGGCATGCCTGACGGATGAACGTAATGATCTTGAAATTGTGCTTCTTGCCCAGCTCATCGAGCGGAATGATCCACGTTTCGGCGTGAGAACCGCCGAACAGCACAACGGTTGTTTCCGCGTCCTTGTCGCCGAAAATACAGTGCGGTGGCGGCATCTTGTCGCTCGGCTCGTCCATGAACACCATGCAGCCGTTGGCGGCGATCGGCGGGTACATGTCGCCGATAAAGGAGGGATCAGGCCGCGGCGGCACATCCGCGGGTGTGCTCGCTCCGTGCAGAGCCATCGCGCCCGGGTAGGAATCCGGACCAAGGGGCTTCGCGGCGTGGCTCACCTGCCACTCAAAGACCGGCTTGATGGCCAAGACACCCGCAACGAAAAGGACAATGACAAAACCGCCGATGGCGCGGAGCCGCCCGTCGCGCTTCTTCATCGATCGCAGACCGGCCTGAACCGGCTTATCGTTTTTCTTCGGGCGGCGACCGTGCTGGCGCAGCGGGTCTTCAATCACCTTGTGGGTGAAGTGCGCAAGAGCCAGGGAGAAACCGATAACCACCAGGCCTAACTGCCATGGCGGTGTGTCCACGCCCGCGCGGACCGTCCACAAAATGAGCAGCGGCCAGTGCCACAGGTACAGGCCGTAGGCAATACGGCCGAGCCAGCGCATCGGTTCGGAAGCCAAGACGCGCGATGTCGGATTATCAGGCCCAGACAGCACGACCAGCGCGGCGCCGCCGAGCGGCAGAAGCGCGAGCGGTCCTGGGAACGCCAGGGAGTTGTCGATCACAAGGCCGGTGATCAGGATGAAGAACACACCCAGGCTGGCGGTGAGCCATGTCCACTTCGGCTTGATCAAATTTTGAATCGGAAGCAGGGACAAAAGACCGCCTAAGCCCAGTTCCCAAAAACGCGACAACAGCGAGTAGTAGTTCGCCCCCGTGCCGTAGAGGCCAAAACGTGATGCGTAACAGAACGACGCCGCTGTCATCAGCGCCAAGACAATGATCAAGGCGGTGCGGGCTTTGTCCACACCGATCCATTTCCGTGAGACCGCAAGTGCCGTGAGAATGCCCAGAGAGATTGCCACGACATAGAACTGCCCCTGGACACTCATGGACCACAGGTGCTGCAGCGGGGACGTGTGGGAACCAGCAGCCGCGTAGTCCAGCGCCTGTTCAGTCAGTTCAATGTTCTGGTAGTACAGGATTGACGCCTTGAACTGGCGTGCTAATTCCCTGCTCAACAGTTCCGGGGTGAGGGCCACCACGGCTGCATAGGTGGTCAGCAGCACCACCGCGAGGTTCGGGACTAGGCGTCGTGCCGTTCGCCAAAACGGCCACCACGGGTTCAGCGACGGGTTTGGCCGAAGCGCGTAGCGCAGCTGGGCGCCCAAGAAGAAGTAGCCGGAAAGTAGCAGGAAGACGTCGACGCCGCCGGACACGCGGCCGATAAAAACGTGGAAGATCACCACGAGGGCAATCGCCAGACCACGCAGGCCGTCGAGGTCATAGCGGTACGTCACCTTCCCAGGTGCGCCACCTTTGGCTTGGGTCGCTTGAGCAGACTCACCGCTTGGGGTGGGCTGCGCTTTCACAGAGTTGACCGTCGTCATCACGCCTGTCCAGTTACGGGGCCGAAAGAACTCCCCTACACACTACCGGTCATGCATAGATTTGAAGCAATTTCCGCGTTCAAGCAAGTCGGCAGGTTTTTTAAAATCGCCCCAGCCCCGTACTCTTCCCCATACGCATCACACCTGGCTCCGCAACCGGACCCGCCCGCGTTTTGGTGATTCGCCTGGTGGGACGATAAAGTACTAGTTCTGCGAAACGCCGGATCCGACACACCGCACGCGCGGCCCTATCGCCCGGCTGAGTCACTCGCAGATTAATCCCAAGGGTTGAACCGGCGCACTGAACCACAGTGCGCGTCTGAACTGCCCACGTGACCACTGAAGGAAGAAAACATGGCTGTCAAAATCAAGTTGCAGCGCCTGGGCAAGATCCGCAACGCTCAGTACCGCGTCGTCGTCGCTGACGCTCGTACCCGCCGCGACGGCAAGGTGATTGAGAACATTGGTATCTACCACCCGAAGGAAGAGCCGTCGCTCATCCGCATCGATTCTGAGCGCGCTCAGTACTGGCTGGGCGTTGGTGCGCAGCCGACCGAACCGGTTCTGGCTCTGCTGAAGGTCACCGGTGACTGGCAGAAGTTCAAGGGCCTCGACGGTGCTGAGGGCACCCTGAAGGTTGCTGAAGAGAAGCCGTCCAAGCTTGACCTGTTCAACAAGGCTCTCGAGGAAGCTGCTGGCGGCCCGACCGCTGAGGCAATCACCGAGAAGCGCAAGAAGGCAAAGGAAGAGGCAGAGGCTAAGGCTGCTGCTGAGGCCGAGGCTGAGGCAAAGGCTGCCGCAGAGGCAGAAGCTGCTGAAGCCGCAGAAGCTGAAGAATCCGAAGAAGCTCCTGCCGAAGAGGCATAAGCACTCGCTTATCGACGATTTTTAACACCCGCTTTCCCACCCACCGTGCGGTTGCATGATGTGGTCGGGGAGCGGGTTTCGTCATTAAGCCATTGCTTGGCACCCTAAAGTCTTAAACTTGAGATATGGCACGCACATATTTGGTAACTGGTGGAACAGGCGGCATTGGTGCCGCAACGACGGAACTTCTGCGTTCCCGTGGTGAGAGGGTCATCACCGCCGATCTTCAAGGCGCTGACGTGAACTGCGACCTCACCACCTTGGAGGGACGCGAAGAGCTGGTGGAAAAGGTCACCGAACTTGCAGATGGTGAGCTCAATGCGGTGATCGCGAACGCTGGTATGCAAGCGCCCATCCCGAAGACGGTTCAGGTCAACTACTTCGGTGCGCTCGCGACACTTGAGGGCCTGCGCCCACTGCTGGCTCAGTCTGATAACCCACGCGCGGTGGTGACCGCGTCGATGGCGTCGCTGCAGCGCACGGACCTTGGACTTCTAGACCTCCTGCTGGTTCGCGATGAGGAGCGGGCGGTTGCCCGTGGCCAGCAGCTTGCAGACGAGGGCCCGGATGTGGGGTACGCAAACTACTCCGCGTCGAAACAGGCGATTGCCAGGTGGGTTCGCCGTAACGCTCCGACTGAGGACTGGGCGGGCGCAGGCATTGCCCTCAACGCGATTGCCCCGGCCGTCGTGATCTCCCCGATGACGGAGGAGCTGCGCAACTCCGAAGAGGGCCTGAAGATGCTGGAGCAGGTGCCCATGCCCCTCAACGGCTGGCTCGAGCCGGAGCAAGCGGCGAAGATGCTCGCGTGGCTCACAAGCGAGGAAAACACGCACCTCTGCGGCCAGGTGATCTTCGTCGACGGTGGTTTCGACGCCATCACTCGCGGCGATTCGACCTGGTAAATCCTGGTAGAAAAGGTCTGCATGGAGCTGCTAATTGGCCGTGTGATCAAGTCGCACGGCATCAAAGGTGAGGTCGTGGTGGAATCCACCACGGATGATGAAGACATCCGGTACGCACCGGGCGAGGTCCTGCACGGTAGGCAAACCGGCAAGGAGCGTGACCTCACCATTAAAAGCGTGCGGCCGCACCAAAAGCGTTTGCTGGTCACTTTCGAAGAGGTCGCGGACCGAACGGAGGCGGACACTCTGCGCGGGATGCAATTCTTTGCGCAACCGCGCGAGCGCGATGAGGACTCAGACGAGTTTTATGATCACGAGCTCATCGGGCTAAGCGTCCTGTTCGATGTCTCCGGGACCGGCAATGTGGAGAAGATCGGCGACGTCACTGGCGTCATGCACACACCCGGCCGCCAGATCCTTGAGGTTGCCTACAAGGGGAGGGAAGTGCTTATCCCGTTTGTCATGGACATCGTCCCCGACGTGGATTTGGACGCCGGTACGGTGATCATCACGCCACCCGAAGGTCTGCTTGATGTCTGATCCGCAGCATCAACTCCGCCTCGACGTCATCACGATCTTCCCCGCATACCTTGAGCCTTTGCGCCACGCACTTCTGGGCAAAGCCATTGAGCAGGGGATCTTAAGCGTAGGTATCCATGACCTGCGCCAGTTCGCTACGGGCAACCACAAAGCCGTCGATGATGCCCCGCTTGGCGGCGGCCCCGGCATGGTGATGAAACCCGACGTGTGGGGCCAGGCTCTCGACGCCGTCGCCGCCGGCGAGCTCAACGCGGATGTGACTTCTGCCGTGCCTCACCGCAACGACAAACTCCGGCACGACGACGTTCGCGCCGCTACAGCACCCGCCGATCGTGACCGCGCGAGCGCCGACGCCATCTCTACGGACAACGCCGGCCCTGCAACCGTACCGCTGCTCCTAGTCCCCACACCGGCCGGGGCGCCGTTCACGCAAGCCGACGCCCAAGCGTGGTCGCGTGAATCTCACATCGTCATTGCCTGTGGCCGCTACGAGGGCATCGACCAACGCGTGTTCGATGAGGCGGCCAGCTCCGGCCGTTACCGCGTGCGTGAGGTCTCCATCGGCGACTACGTGCTGGTCGGTGGGGAGGTTGCGGCCCTCGTCATCGCGGAAGCCGTCACGCGCCTCATCCCGGGGGTGCTGGGAAACACCACGAGCCATGAGGAGGACAGTTTCTCCGACGGTTTGCTGGAAGGACCCACCTACACCAAACCCCAAGAGTGGCGCGGCATCGCGGCCCCTGAGGTTCTGCGCTCCGGCGACCACGCCAAAATCGCGCGGTGGCGCCGCAACCAATCGCTCATGCGCACGCAGCGCGTCCGCCCAGACCTCATCGACGCTGCGCGTCACGCTGGTCTTTTAGACTCCGAGGATCTCTTCGAGCTCGACGCATGTCGCTTATCGACGGAAATCTTCATCCTCTCCGGTGATCGCCCCTGGGCCAAGGTTCTTAAGGCGCTTTCTAAGAAGCTCAAAAAGGCTGGCTACGTGGTCGACACGATCGACGCGGAGGTCATCGAAACCGCCTGTACCCCGGACAACGTGGTCGTGGCCTCCTACATGCAGGAGTTCGACTCACCTCCGCTGGACCCGTTGCGCAAAGTGACCATCACCGGCCGCAGCACCTTGGAACCGAAGGACGCGACCCGAGCAGTCGCCCACGCGCTCGACGCCGGCGAACACTGGTACGGCACATCCTGGATCCCCTAACTAGGTGCCACGGGGCCTCGTCACCCTGCCCGCCACCGTGCCTTCTTGAGTGGTGCGACCACTCAAGGAAAGTTGACACGGAAAAACGCAGGTCGCGAAACCCCAGGTTTCTTGAGTGGTTCGGCCACTCATGACTGAGGGCGGCGGCCACCGCTGGACGGTGGAATCTGCCGGGCGGAATTCTAGGTGCGGGGCGCTCGCTGAGATGAGGATTTGGGGAAACCTGGCACGGTGTGCTTGAATACTCGGGTTACTTATACGCCGACATGAACCGGCTGAGCCGTATGCGCCGCTAGGTTCCTCTGTCCTTTAACGACAAGGATTGCTTCAATGAGCAACGGTTTGATTGACAAGGTCGACGCAGGTCAGCTGCGCGACGACATCCCGGACTTCCGTCCTGGTGACACCCTGAACGTGTACGTCAAGGTTATCGAGGGTTCCACCACTCGTACCCAGCTGTTCCAGGGCTTTGTCCTGCGCCGCCAGGGTTCCGGTATCCGCGAAACCTTCACGGTCCGCAAGATCTCCTTCGGTATCGGTGTGGAGCGTACCTTCCCGGTTCACTCCCCGAACATCGACCGCATCGAGGTGGAGCGCCGCGGTAAGGTTCGCCGCGCGAAGCTCTACTACATGCGTGACCTGCGCGGTAAGGCTGCACGTATTAAGGAACGCCGCTAAGAGCGTCCCTTTCACCGGCACCAGCTCCCTCTCTCCGCATCTGTGCGGGAGGGGGAGTTTTTGTTGTAGCGGGTGTGTAGGCGTTGGGTTTATCGGTGACGTGATTGCTGCTGCTAAGGTGAATCCCCGTGACTGATTCGAAGGATGCGGCGGAGCGGGAGCCGAGGCACTCGCGCAGCGGCGCACGTAGCAGCCGTAGCAGCAGTGGTGCCGGCCGCGCAAAGGCGGGAAGCACGCGCGCGGTGGCGAAGAAGCGGGATGAGGACAGGCGGAATACTCCGTGGTACATCGAGATCCCGGTGGTCGTAGCGTTGACCCTGCTGCTGATCTTCCTGTTGCAAACCTTCGTGGGCAGGGTGTACCTGATCCCATCAGCGTCGATGGAGCCGACGCTGCACGGGTGTGAAGGGTGCAACGGCGACCGGATTTACGTGCAGAAGGTGTCGTATTACTTCTCGGATCCGGAGCCGGGTGACATCGTCGTGTTCAAGGGCACGGATTCATGGAATACGGGCTATGTCTCCAACCGCTCCGACAACAGCTTCGTGGCCGGTTTGCAGGAGCTTGGCTCCCACGTTGGCCTGGTTGCGCCGGATGAGAATGACTTGGTAAAGCGCATCGTGGCCAAGGGTGGCCAGACGGTGTCTTGCCAGGAGGGCGACCCGGCCGTCATGGTGGACGGTAAGCCGGTTGATCAGTCCTACGTTCTAGACATCCCGGTCAACCCGGTGAACCCGGAGACTGGTTCGGAAGCCTGCGGGGGTGACTACTTCGGCCCCGTCACTGTGCCAGAGGATTCCTACTGGGTGATGGGTGATAACCGTACGAACTCCGCGGATTCGCGCTACCACATGGGGGATGAGCGTCAGGGGACCATTCCGCGCGAGAACATCCGCGGCAAGGTGTCGTTCATCATTCTGCCGCTGACCCGTATCGGGCCGGTGGGCAGCCCGGACATCCAGGATTAACCGGTAGATCCCGTGCGGCGCCTGATCCAGCTGCGCACCTATGAGGGCGCATTGGTCAAGGCCGGTCTTGGCCCGGTGGCGGGCGTCGATGAAGCTGGCCGCGGTGCATGCTTTGGCCCAGTCACGGTCGCCGCGTGCATTCTGCCGCCGGAGCCGGTGCGCGGCTTAGAAATCCTCACCGACTCGAAAAAGCTCACGTCTGCGCAGCGCGATCGGCTCTTTGACATTATTTGCGCCCGCGCGGTGGCCTATAGCGTGATCCACATCGACGCGTCAGACATCGACGCGCGGGGAATCCAACACGCCAACTTGGACGGGGCGCGGCGGGCAGTCGACGCGCTGGCCCCGCGGCCCGGATACGTGCTGGTGGATGCCTTTCGCATCCCCGGGCTGACGGTGCCGCAGCTGCCCATCATCGGTGGTGACGCCAGTGCACGAGCTGTCGCCGCGGCCAGCGTGTTGGCGAAGGTTAGCCGCGACCGGCTCGTCGATAAGCTGGCCTGCGATGAGGCGTACGGCCGCTACGGAATCGCGAACCACAAGGGTTACGGCACGGTCGCGCACATGGATGCGGTGCGCCGTCACGGTGCAAGTGATCTGCATCGCTACACTTACAAAAACGTGGCCGAAGCCCATGCTTTGTACTTGGAGCAATCTACCGGAGGAGCACACGCCAATGAGCGCTGAGGACCTAGACAACTATGAGGCAGAAGTTGAGCTGTCCCTCTACCGCGAATACCGCGACGTTGTCAGCCAATTCTCCTACGTGGTGGAAACGGACCGCAGGTTTTACCTGGCCAATGCGGTTGAGCTCATCCCGCATACGGAAGGAAAAGACGTCTACTACGAGGTCCGCATGTCTGACGCGTGGGTGTGGGACATGTACCGCGCCGTGCG
This genomic window contains:
- a CDS encoding acyltransferase family protein, translated to MTTVNSVKAQPTPSGESAQATQAKGGAPGKVTYRYDLDGLRGLAIALVVIFHVFIGRVSGGVDVFLLLSGYFFLGAQLRYALRPNPSLNPWWPFWRTARRLVPNLAVVLLTTYAAVVALTPELLSRELARQFKASILYYQNIELTEQALDYAAAGSHTSPLQHLWSMSVQGQFYVVAISLGILTALAVSRKWIGVDKARTALIIVLALMTAASFCYASRFGLYGTGANYYSLLSRFWELGLGGLLSLLPIQNLIKPKWTWLTASLGVFFILITGLVIDNSLAFPGPLALLPLGGAALVVLSGPDNPTSRVLASEPMRWLGRIAYGLYLWHWPLLILWTVRAGVDTPPWQLGLVVIGFSLALAHFTHKVIEDPLRQHGRRPKKNDKPVQAGLRSMKKRDGRLRAIGGFVIVLFVAGVLAIKPVFEWQVSHAAKPLGPDSYPGAMALHGASTPADVPPRPDPSFIGDMYPPIAANGCMVFMDEPSDKMPPPHCIFGDKDAETTVVLFGGSHAETWIIPLDELGKKHNFKIITFIRQACPLVLNDDETVSPQCAEWSRLAIEKIKEIKPDLAVSNSTRPAGQAGAGRGGADLVPWGYQNVWAALQEADIPFLGIRDNPWNVDENGDEKNPNDCMRRTGDLQECSILRSNTYAAEDPSAYLLLPENKQFSLDTADFFCDATYCPPIIGNVYVYRDDDHMSNAFAATTTPLVWMKLQRIFDELGIPYTK
- the rpsP gene encoding 30S ribosomal protein S16, with translation MAVKIKLQRLGKIRNAQYRVVVADARTRRDGKVIENIGIYHPKEEPSLIRIDSERAQYWLGVGAQPTEPVLALLKVTGDWQKFKGLDGAEGTLKVAEEKPSKLDLFNKALEEAAGGPTAEAITEKRKKAKEEAEAKAAAEAEAEAKAAAEAEAAEAAEAEESEEAPAEEA
- a CDS encoding SDR family oxidoreductase — protein: MARTYLVTGGTGGIGAATTELLRSRGERVITADLQGADVNCDLTTLEGREELVEKVTELADGELNAVIANAGMQAPIPKTVQVNYFGALATLEGLRPLLAQSDNPRAVVTASMASLQRTDLGLLDLLLVRDEERAVARGQQLADEGPDVGYANYSASKQAIARWVRRNAPTEDWAGAGIALNAIAPAVVISPMTEELRNSEEGLKMLEQVPMPLNGWLEPEQAAKMLAWLTSEENTHLCGQVIFVDGGFDAITRGDSTW
- the rimM gene encoding ribosome maturation factor RimM (Essential for efficient processing of 16S rRNA), with translation MELLIGRVIKSHGIKGEVVVESTTDDEDIRYAPGEVLHGRQTGKERDLTIKSVRPHQKRLLVTFEEVADRTEADTLRGMQFFAQPRERDEDSDEFYDHELIGLSVLFDVSGTGNVEKIGDVTGVMHTPGRQILEVAYKGREVLIPFVMDIVPDVDLDAGTVIITPPEGLLDV
- the trmD gene encoding tRNA (guanosine(37)-N1)-methyltransferase TrmD, producing MSDPQHQLRLDVITIFPAYLEPLRHALLGKAIEQGILSVGIHDLRQFATGNHKAVDDAPLGGGPGMVMKPDVWGQALDAVAAGELNADVTSAVPHRNDKLRHDDVRAATAPADRDRASADAISTDNAGPATVPLLLVPTPAGAPFTQADAQAWSRESHIVIACGRYEGIDQRVFDEAASSGRYRVREVSIGDYVLVGGEVAALVIAEAVTRLIPGVLGNTTSHEEDSFSDGLLEGPTYTKPQEWRGIAAPEVLRSGDHAKIARWRRNQSLMRTQRVRPDLIDAARHAGLLDSEDLFELDACRLSTEIFILSGDRPWAKVLKALSKKLKKAGYVVDTIDAEVIETACTPDNVVVASYMQEFDSPPLDPLRKVTITGRSTLEPKDATRAVAHALDAGEHWYGTSWIP
- the rplS gene encoding 50S ribosomal protein L19, with translation MSNGLIDKVDAGQLRDDIPDFRPGDTLNVYVKVIEGSTTRTQLFQGFVLRRQGSGIRETFTVRKISFGIGVERTFPVHSPNIDRIEVERRGKVRRAKLYYMRDLRGKAARIKERR
- the lepB gene encoding signal peptidase I; this encodes MAKKRDEDRRNTPWYIEIPVVVALTLLLIFLLQTFVGRVYLIPSASMEPTLHGCEGCNGDRIYVQKVSYYFSDPEPGDIVVFKGTDSWNTGYVSNRSDNSFVAGLQELGSHVGLVAPDENDLVKRIVAKGGQTVSCQEGDPAVMVDGKPVDQSYVLDIPVNPVNPETGSEACGGDYFGPVTVPEDSYWVMGDNRTNSADSRYHMGDERQGTIPRENIRGKVSFIILPLTRIGPVGSPDIQD
- a CDS encoding ribonuclease HII, which produces MRRLIQLRTYEGALVKAGLGPVAGVDEAGRGACFGPVTVAACILPPEPVRGLEILTDSKKLTSAQRDRLFDIICARAVAYSVIHIDASDIDARGIQHANLDGARRAVDALAPRPGYVLVDAFRIPGLTVPQLPIIGGDASARAVAAASVLAKVSRDRLVDKLACDEAYGRYGIANHKGYGTVAHMDAVRRHGASDLHRYTYKNVAEAHALYLEQSTGGAHANER
- a CDS encoding DUF2469 domain-containing protein; the encoded protein is MSAEDLDNYEAEVELSLYREYRDVVSQFSYVVETDRRFYLANAVELIPHTEGKDVYYEVRMSDAWVWDMYRAVRFVRYVRVITYKDVNIEELDKPDFVLPE